In Aegilops tauschii subsp. strangulata cultivar AL8/78 chromosome 3, Aet v6.0, whole genome shotgun sequence, one genomic interval encodes:
- the LOC109749583 gene encoding disease resistance protein RPS2, with protein sequence MEFVASIVDTAFRPLKDYFARTFGYVMSCADYIDALGHEVDELKSKRDDVKRMVDAAERQGMEATSQVKWWLECVARLEDAAARIHAEYQARLQLPPDQAPGLRATYRLSQRADETLAEAAGLKDKGDFHKVADELVQVRFEEMPSAPVVGMDEMLQELHACVRGGDVGVVGVYGMGGIGKTALLHKFNNDFLIGSQDINVVIYIQVGREFSLDDIQKVIGDRLGLSWENRTPKERAGVLYRVLTKMNFVLLLDDLWEPLNFRMLGIPVPKHNSKSKIIVATRMEDVCNRMDVRRKLKMERLPPMAAWELFCDKVGEHLVRAAPEIWRPARGVAMKCGGLPLALITVGRAMASKHTVKEWKHAITVLNIAPWQLLGMELDLLMPLKSSYDNLPSDKLRLCLLYCSLFPEDFIISKDWVIGYCIGEGFIDDLYTEMDEIYNKGHDLLGDLEIASLLEKGKDDEHISMHPMVRAMALWIASEFGTKETKWLVRAWVGLKEAPGAEKWNEAERICFMRNNIVELYETPNCPLLKTLMLQNNAGLKKLCDGFFQFMPSLRVLDLSHTSITELPSGISALVQLQYLDLYHTYIKSLPRELGSLVSLRFLLLSHMPLVMIPGGVIDSLKMLQVLYMDFSYGDWKVGESGNGVDFQELESLRRLKAIDITVQSVEALERLARSYRLAGTTRNLMIKACGGLTKIELPSSHLWKTMTNLKRVWIANCSNLAEVIIDGSEETDCPILDPCDFMRMGEVIECEQPALDSLQGIILQSLLKVKIVYRGGCVENLSSLFIWYCLGLEELITLSDGDQEAAANEDEQAAGTTSKVITPFPKLKELYLQGLPNLRALSSSACMLRFPSLKRLKIVDCPSLKRLKLVDAELKVIQCARDWFDGLEWDDDEVKASYEPLLDERYE encoded by the coding sequence ATGGAGTTCGTGGCGTCCATCGTCGACACGGCGTTCCGGCCGCTCAAGGACTACTTCGCGCGGACGTTCGGGTACGTCATGTCCTGCGCCGACTACATCGACGCGCTGGGCCACGAGGTGGACGAGCTCAAGAGCAAGCGCGACGACGTCAAGCGCATGGTGGACGCCGCCGAGCGCCAGGGGATGGAGGCCACCAGCCAGGTCAAGTGGTGGCTCGAGTGCGTCGCCAGGCTCGAGGACGCCGCCGCCCGGATCCACGCCGAGTACCAGGCGCGCCTGCAGCTCCCGCCCGACCAGGCGCCCGGCCTCAGGGCCACCTACCGCCTCAGCCAGAGGGCCGACGAGACGCTCGCCGAGGCCGCCGGCCTCAAGGACAAGGGCGACTTCCACAAGGTCGCCGACGAGCTCGTGCAGGTCCGCTTCGAGGAGATGCCCAGCGCGCCCGTCGTCGGCATGGACGAGATGCTCCAGGAGCTCCACGCCTGTGTCCGGGGCGGCGACGTCGGCGTCGTCGGCGTCTACGGCATGGGCGGGATCGGCAAGACCGCGCTGCTCCACAAGTTCAACAACGACTTCCTCATCGGCTCGCAGGACATCAATGTCGTCATCTACATCCAAGTTGGCAGGGAGTTCAGCCTCGACGACATCCAGAAGGTCATCGGCGACCGGCTCGGGTTGAGCTGGGAGAACAGGACGCCCAAGGAGCGCGCTGGGGTGCTATACAGGGTGCTCACCAAGATGAACTTTGTGTTGCTGCTGGACGACCTCTGGGAGCCACTCAACTTCCGGATGCTCGGCATTCCGGTTCCCAAGCACAACTCCAAGAGCAAGATCATCGTGGCGACGAGGATGGAGGACGTGTGCAACCGAATGGATGTCCGTCGCAAGCTCAAGATGGAGCGCCTGCCACCGATGGCCGCCTGGGAGCTCTTCTGTGACAAGGTCGGCGAGCACCTCGTGCGTGCCGCCCCAGAGATCTGGCGCCCGGCAAGGGGAGTGGCCATGAAATGTGGTGGGCTGCCCCTCGCGCTCATCACCGTCGGCCGGGCCATGGCAAGCAAACACACTGTAAAAGAATGGAAGCACGCCATCACTGTTCTAAATATTGCCCCATGGCAGCTTCTTGGCATGGAGTTGGACCTTCTTATGCCTCTCAAGAGCAGCTATGACAACTTGCCCAGTGACAAGCTAAGGCTCTGCCTGCTGTATTGCTCGCTGTTTCCAGAGGACTTCATCATTTCCAAGGATTGGGTCATAGGCTACTGCATCGGTGAAGGTTTCATAGATGATCTATACACTGAGATGGATGAGATATACAACAAAGGGCATGACCTTCTGGGTGATCTCGAGATTGCATCTTTGCTGGAAAAAGGTAAAGACGACGAACACATCAGTATGCATCCCATGGTCCGCGCGATGGCTCTCTGGATAGCATCAGAATTCGGCACAAAAGAGACCAAATGGCTTGTCCGTGCCTGGGTTGGGCTCAAGGAAGCACCAGGTGCAGAGAAATGGAACGAGGCCGAGCGGATTTGTTTCATGCGGAATAACATCGTGGAGCTGTATGAGACGCCTAATTGCCCTCTGTTGAAGACCTTGATGCTACAAAACAACGCTGGGTTGAAAAAGTTGTGCGACGGCTTCTTCCAGTTCATGCCATCTCTCAGGGTATTAGATCTCTCGCACACCTCTATCACTGAATTACCCTCAGGGATCAGTGCATTGGTTCAGTTGCAGTACCTTGATTTGTATCACACATACATCAAATCACTGCCAAGGGAGCTAGGATCACTGGTCAGTCTGCGGTTCCTGCTGCTCTCACATATGCCGCTTGTAATGATCCCAGGTGGTGTCATAGATAGCCTCAAAATGCTGCAAGTTCTGTACATGGACTTCAGTTACGGAGACTGGAAAGTTGGTGAGAGTGGAAATGGTGTTGATTTTCAGGAGCTTGAGAGCCTACGCAGGCTCAAGGCAATCGACATCACAGTACAGTCGGTCGAGGCCCTAGAGAGACTGGCGCGGTCATATCGCCTCGCCGGTACAACAAGAAATCTGATGATAAAAGCATGCGGTGGCCTGACAAAGATAGAGCTCCCTTCAAGCCACCTCTGGAAGACCATGACAAACCTGAAGAGAGTGTGGATCGCAAACTGCAGCAATCTAGCGGAGGTGATCATTGACGGCAGTGAAGAAACTGATTGCCCCATTTTAGATCCCTGTGATTTTATGAGGATGGGTGAAGTTATCGAGTGTGAACAGCCCGCCCTTGATAGCCTGCAGGGTATCATCCTGCAGAGCCTTCTGAAGGTAAAGATCGTCTACAGGGGTGGGTGCGTCGAGAATCTGTCATCATTGTTCATCTGGTACTGCCTAGGACTGGAGGAGCTCATCACACTCAGCGATGGAGATCAAGAAGCAGCGGCGAACGAAGACGAACAAGCTGCAGGGACTACTAGCAAAGTGATCACGCCCTTCCCTAAACTTAAGGAACTGTATCTCCAAGGCCTACCAAATTTGAGGGCGCTGAGCAGTAGCGCATGCATGCTGCGGTTCCCGTCACTGAAGAGACTCAAGATCGTCGATTGTCCAAGCCTCAAGAGGCTTAAACTTGTTGACGCGGAACTAAAGGTGATACAATGCGCGAGGGACTGGTTCGATGGGTTGGAGTGGGATGATGATGAGGTCAAAGCATCTTACGAGCCACTGTTGGATGAAAGATATGAGTGA